Genomic DNA from Paenibacillus sp. KS-LC4:
ATTGGACACATTATAGAACGGAAGTAGAAGTGCGTTTGAATAGAAAAGTAATACAGTCGAGAGAGAACCGTCAGATAATAAACTTACGGTTCTTTCTAATATGATAAAAAGCGCTCTTCCCTCAGATGTTTTCGCCATACAACCATCTCCCGCTTTTCCAATATAATTTTTTTGATGTGATTAATTCAAGACTGCTAATAATTTTATTTGAGTTTTCTTCTGATAGAAGAGCTGGAAAATATGGAGGAAATGACCGGGGCGTGTCGAATTTTAGAAAAGTAGGTCTATTGACTCAAGTTTACTAGTTAGGTGTGATTTTTATGGAATGGGCATTGAATTCAAATTTGCAACATGTCCATGCTTTCTCCTCAGACGCAATAAAGGGTTTATCGTATACATGTCCCAAATGTAGAAAAGAGACAATTTTGAGAAAAGGAAAAAAACGAATTGCTCATTTTGCACATATTTCAGGGCAAACTATACAAGATTGCGAATTATATGTTCCACCTACGATCTATGCATCGAAAGTTGAGGATAGAATAATAGATAACTTATACGAAAAAACTTTGGATTTGTATGTGGAAATAGAAAAGGAAAATTGGTCGGTACATATTAAAATACCTTCCGCAGTTGGGCAATATACGGGAAAGGCGTTTCTTAAGATTCCATTTGCATGGGATGGCGAGAGAACAATCCCACTTTCGTCTGTTCGAAGTTATGGAAAGAAAGTAAGAGTTAAATTACAATCACATTTTCATAATGTAAAAGTAAATGGAGACATACAAGCCGATTGGAAAAAGAAAGTTACCCATTATGTAAAAGGCTTGGATGAAGATACAATAAATTTCTTCTATTTTTCAAAATTAGGAGGGAGAAGACTTCTTCAGGATGCTCCGCTCCAATGGGGAGCTACTTATGTATTAGTTTTTAGTAATCAGAATATAAGGAATTACTTTGATATGCCGTATCATATTTCCTGTAAGAAATTAAAAAAAGTGAATAATTGGCTTGCTATGATTATTAAGTTACCCACTTCTTCGGATGGCTTTGTAGAACAATGGATTAGAAATTTTTTTAATAAAAGCGTAGTTGCTCCTGTTCCCCAATTAAGACTAATATCACCAGTTTCAAGTGTAGTAAATGATCAAGAAGCGATAGTGATTTCCCCATCTGATAATGTAATCATAGCTATAACTGGGGAGTACGGTGCAAAAGCATGGTCAACTATACATGTTCAAAACATAGAGGCAATGCAATTGATACGTCATTTAGGAAATGGAGAGATGCCCACATTATTAAAAATTGGAAGTATTCCAGTGGGAAGAACTGAGATATGGTTGGATGATGAAAGGCAAAGTTCCTTAAAGTTAGTGTGTCAAAGTACAATACAGACGTTCCCAAAAATCAGTGGAGTTGTGTTTAAGGGAGTATACTCTTCTTCGGGTATAGAAGAGACCTACAGTTTACATTCCGAAGAAGCTACCAGTTTTTTTGAAATGATTCAAGAATATAAGTTTACTCTAACAGATGTCAATCTTCCGAGTCACGTTGCTCTCTTATTAAATACACAAATGAATGAAACCGTATTAAAGAATGAGAGCCCTACTGAAATTGCTCTAGTTTTAAATCAAGTACTACGTCAAGGTAACTATGTCTCTCTTGATGCTGGAGGGTTTGGATGCTCTATAATAAAGCCGTTAAAGGAAAGGGAGAATAGCTCAATTTCAATGAGCACGAGTTGGCGAGAGCAAGTGAAATGGATCTTACTGAGTTCGCGCACAAAGCATCGGACAGCAGGAATGATTAGGAATGACATTTTTAATGGAATTGATTTTAAGGGATTAAAATATTTAAATCGATCTGATAAAGAGATGCTTTTTAAGGTGTCACAGATAGGATTTATTCACGTTTCAATGTTGCCTCAAATAAAGGAGTGTATGACTGAATTTTTACGAACTGTATCTTCTAAAAAAAACTGATAGAGACTAGGTGATGGAAAGAAATGAGTTTAATTGTCTACCCCGAGGATCGAAGAATTGCAATACAGACTTATTCATTTGATGATTTCAAAACATTTTTGGAGAATTTACCCGCGGGAACTTTATTGAATGCTATTAAAATACTGCCTAAAAGAAAAGGTTTCCGTGCAGGCAAGGATATAGAAATACGGCTTAGAGTTTACTTTACAAGAATTGAGCACTGGGATGATGTAGAATGGAGTTTATTTTTAAAACTATGGATATTATGGACAGACTCGCATGAGCCATTAAAGAGCTTGCTGAATTATCAAGATATAAAAGAATTTAATAGTTTGGTAATAAAGATGATAGACAATCAAGATGAATTATTAAGGGTTTTAAATAAGCTAGTAATTGGGGAATTGGCACAAGACGTTATCAGAGAGTGGATAAAATTTAGTCCATTCAGTATGAACATGGACAGCTTGTGGTTAATCAATTTAGCACCTACACCATTTATGAAAAAACTACAGTCGCGCTTAGAATTACTAGAGGAGCGATGGGTCTCAAATGTTAAGAAAAGTGAAGATAAAATACAGAAGTTGGTTAAAGAATTTGACGAAAATGTGTTTGCACTAAGTAAAGAGTTCAAAGAATTTAGTGTGATGGCCTTTACATTGCGAGAAGAGACATCCGCCATGGCAAAGCAATCTCAAGATACCGAAGAAAGTGTTTTAGAGTTGAAAGGTGAGATTGAAGTATTAGCAACTCGAGAATCTGTTCCTTCAGATACATTTAAACATTTGACGGAACAGATTGGAGTTATAACTAGTCAGAGTAACGAGCTAGTAAAACAAATTAATGAAATAGAATTTAAACTATCAAGACATGAGGAATCCTATAAGGGCCTTGATCTGAAAGAACTACTCTCAAATACACTGTGGGATAGCCAAACTACTCAGGTGGCAGTGGCTACAGAGAAAGTCAATCAACTTACTATAAAAGAGGTTGAATTCAAACTACCACCGATTCAGCTTGCTAGTGCCCAGGATGCAACGATTCATCTGAAAAAAAATTTAAATAGTTTGGGTATAAAACTGGCTGATGCAAAAGAAATTGCTTTTGAAGTACTGGCTGCAGTCCTTACCAATCAAATGGTTATGTTTAGCGGATCGATGAGCATGTTTGCAGCAGAATATTGTGCTGCTAGTCTATGTGGGAATGTTGTAAAGATTATCAGCGTCCCATTTGGCCAAATAGAAGAGCTAATTTCAGCAGAACAACTTAGTCAATGGCTTAATGAAGCGGAGTCTTGTCATCAACCGATAGCTATTATATTAGAGGGAATCAATAGGTCAGCTTTTGAAATCTATGGTTCTAATTTAAAAAAGCATATAGCTGAACAAATAATAGGAAGAGCAAACTGGAATTATCCTATCATAATTATGGCAACTTTGGTCACGGGTTCTTCGGTTTTAAGTTTAAGTAAAGAATATCTCGAAATAGGTCCAGTTTTTAATGTAGATAGTATTGGGTGGAGTTACAAAAATATCGAACCCTATGTCAATGGAGTCATCAACCCAAAGTTGTTTTTAAAGACAGATATGGATATTAGTGATTATTTGGAAATAGAGGATTTGTTACCTGGAGGTATAATTGAACAGGGCAGCATCCTATGGCGTAAAACAATAGCTGCAACGTATAAAATGATGATTCAACTAGATTCCTCTTTTAATTTTTCATCTGTAAATTATGGTTGGTTAATTCCAATAACCTCATTGCATTTCAAGAAACGGATGGAGCAGCCGTTTGACGAAATAGAGTTAGATGAACGAAGCAAGTCACTTATCAAACACATGGCTATGGAAGATCAGTAACCATGGAAGAACCCAAAGTGCTAACTTCAAAAGGATTTATTGAGTTGACATTGTCTCACCAAACTGTTGCATTCCCTGAAGATGATTACTTTCAAAGAGAATTGTTTTTAACAGAATACTGGAGATCCATTCTCTTTGAAATAGCTTTTAAAAGTGATTTTTCAAACGACAAAATACAACGAGTACACAATCGCAAAATCAAGAATATATTAAGCCAACAAGTAGAGGTTATATGGCCTGAATTGAAAGATGCAACTTTAAAAGAGGACACAGATTTTACTAAACATGTTCGTAAGTGCTTAGAAAAAATTGGTGATGTAATTCACTTGGGAAGTGGATTTTATGTCCCTTTGCCATTACGTATGATTGATTTACCTGAAAGTGAGTTCGTAGTTATTATTGGAGGAACATCTACGACATTAATACGAAATATGATCCCTGATGCACGAATTTCAGGATACGGGCGAATAGTTGAGAAGAAAAGAATACCTGACTCAATAAAAATGGATCGGCATTTATGGCAAGATTATTCAAATTGGGTAGGATGGAAACCTGAAAATATTAAGGATTGGATAACGTTGCAAATGCGTCAATTGTCTACTTTAGGAAGCCAAAGTATTCAAGGATTTGAAGATTTTGAAGTGTATAATTCTTTTGGGCATAGGGAACGCGGTAAGAGGTCTTTCTGGATTGATCAAAGAACAATTCAAGCACAAAAAATATCAGGAATATTGCTTTGTAAAACATTAGATTCAAATAGACGCTATTTCTTGGGAGAACTTAGTGAAGGTTATTTGATGAAGGAATTCACAATCATAGATACTAACACTATTAGATGGTTTATGATAGGATTTCAATTAAATAGTGGACGATCTCCAATAGCTCGCTGGAATGATAGTTTTTTGAAAGTAAACCCTCCACTCCCACAGGCATTAGAACGTCATATATTAGTTTTCTCGCTAAAACAGAATTCTTTTGAGTACTACGTATGTGAACAAGTTCATGAACATGTAGAACAGTTTTTGAAATCACACGGATATAAGATATTGGGTATAAGGAGGAGCCACAATGAGTGATGCATACGGTGCGTTTGAAGTTTCTAAGGCATTGCACAAGACTTTACGGTCTTATCTTGAATCAGCGTATCATATTAAAAATGAAAGTTTAATTAGAGAGAGAAATCGTTTGCTTGATCAAGTTGGCCAGATAAGTCAACAACCTTTTATTGAAGCAACGCCGAGTTATGAACTAGGCTCATCATATGAAAAATTAACTATTCCAGATGCAGCCAAAAACATTTTATTACAAGTCTCACAATTGAGCAATCCTAGTGTAGGTGTATATCCTAGTCCCTATACTCACCAGGCTAAAGCGCTTGAAGCTTTTTTAAATGAGGATGATGATATAATTGTTGCTACAGGGACGGGGTCAGGGAAAACAGAGAGTTTTTTAATGCCAGTTCTAGCATCGTTGGCAATAGAAGCTGCTGATCGCCCAAATGTAGCTTCAATGCGTGGTTGCCGAGCAATACTATTATATCCAATGAATGCACTGGTTAATGACCAACTCGGAAGAATAAGAAAACTGTTTGGTGATGAGCGAGTTGCAGCTTTATTAAAGCAAGGTCGAGCTAGAAATGTTCAGTTTGGGTCATACACTTCAAAAACCCCCTATCCGGGAGTGCATAAGTCTGCGAAGACCACAGCGCATATTGAGCCCTTGTTTGAAAAGTTTTATTTGAAGTATGCCGGGGATGCTAATAAAGTTCGTGAACTTCAAGCCAAAGGGAAGTGGCCTAGTAAGGATCTTATCAACTTCTATGCTAAACATAAGGAACAGAATGAAACACATAGAAAAGGTAAGCATCAAGGGAAACCTAGAATTTCGAGAAATTGGAAATTTCGTTTGGAAACACAACCCAATGATAGGGAATTATTAACTAGACATGAAATGCAAAAATTATGCCCAGATATTCTTATTACCAACTACTCGATGTTGGAATACATGCTCATGCGTCCAATTGAGAGGAGTATTTTTCAGGAAACAAAAAAATGGCTAGAAGCCGATTATAGAAATAAGCTTATTTTAATTTTAGATGAAGCACATATGTATCGTGGAACTGGTGGAGCCGAAGTTGCTTTTCTAATAAGAAGGTTGATGGCCAGACTAGGAATTGATCGTAATAGAATGAAATGCATACTCACAAGTGCTAGCTTAGGAAAGAGTGAGGCGGACGAGCACGCTATTGTAAATTTTGCTGGTGAACTTACAGGTATCAATGAAAAAACATCCCGCAGATTCCAATTGATAACGGGTAATTTGGAGTTGCGTCATGGAGCACGTAGGGGAAGTGCAGAAGAGGCTGTAATTTTATCGCGAATAAATCTTTCCGTAATTCAGAATACATTAGTAACACCGGAGGCTGCGATTAAGGAATTTAATGCTGTAGCAGGTATATTAGGAATGGATAGCTTTAAAGGTAACGAGGTTAATGATTTTGTTAATCATCTTTCTTATCAACTGTCAGGATGGGGTCCAGTTGAGCAGATGATTAAAGCTTTAAGTGGTAATACTATGCCATTACATCGTCTAGCAAACGAACTCTTCCCTATTGAGGATATAGTAATTGCCCAGCAAGCGACTGAAGTTGTTTTGGCTTTGGGAGCACTTGCTAAGAGAAAAGCTGACAATAAAGTCCTGCTGCCTACAAGAATGCATCTGTTTTTTAGAGGTATTCCAGGTCTATATGCTTGCACCAATCAGAATTGTGAGGAGAGAGCAGATGAAACAGAAAAGCAATCAATATTAGGGCGTTTACATACTGTTCCTATGTTGAATTGTAATTGCAAAAAAAATGCCCGGGTTTATGAATTGTTTACTCATCGAGATTGTGGTGCTGCATTTATAGTTGGACATGTGCATGGCGAGAATGGTGACTTTTTACTCCATGAGCCTACAAATGTAACCGGAGTAAATGATGAGAATGAAGATCGTCTATATAAAATTCAATTACTAGTTGATGGTCAACCTAACGAGCGAGATATAGAAAACAGCGTACCTGCATGGTTAGATATCAGTTCAGGTAAATTATTTAACAATGAACCGCTGATACCAGAAGGTTTCCTGAAAGTGTATAAACCAATCAGTTCCGGATCTGGAGATAAACTGTTTCAACGTTGTCCGATCTGTTTGAAAAAATGGAAAAAGAACAGAAGTAAAATCATGAATCTGGCAACAAAGGGAGAGGCTCCGTTTGCAAATCTTGTTAAGGCTCAATTGTTTAATCAACCAGCACAACGTAGAGAAAACAATGAATATCCGAATGGAGGAAGAAAAGTTTTATTATTTTCTGATGGACGACAGAAAGCAGCTCGCTTAGCGAGAGATATTCCAAGAGAAGTTGAATGGGATACTTTTAGACAAGCAATTGTATTGGCTGTTGTTCGATATAAAGAAGTATGCAATAAAGACCCCAAGATAAGCGATGAACTCTATATTGCCTTTGTGTCGGTCGTAGCGGAATTCAATCTGCAGTTTTTTGATCGAGAGGATAGAATATCATTGCTTAAGCATGTTCGAGATTTTAAAGAAGACTATGATGAATCTTTAGAATTTGCAATAGAGCAGCGATGGAAGTGCGGACCTTCTTCCAGCTACTATAAAGCAGTCCTGCGACAATTGTGTAATAAAGAATATTCGTTAAGGGCTGCAATGGTTGGATATCTTGTACCTACTAATCTAATGGTGCAAAAGATATGTAAAGAAGTATCGGTAATTACTGATAAACTAGATGCTTCCCATATAGATGCTTTAACTAACTATTATATAGAAGATATTCTGGAGGATTTTGCTTTCGAATTAGAGACACAAATATCTGCTTCTATAAGGCGAAAAGCGGCCGGATACCCGCAAAGTTCATGGACAAGTTCAGGGAAGATTGGAGAAGAACAAAGGTTCATCTTAGAAGAATATTTTAAATGTACCCCAGAAGAAGTAACGAGTATCCAAGAAATTTTGCGTAAGAGACTGTGTCATAAGGTTGGAGATGCTTATGTTATAGACAGTAATGATGTTGTATTAAAGATCGACATCGATTCACATTGGTATAAATGTAACTGTTGTACCTTTATATCTCCAGTTAAACTGGGAGAGTATTGTGTTAACTGTGGCGACAAGGATGTCATCATTCTTGATCCTGATACCCATGACTATGTGCAGGCACGAAAGGGATTTCTACGTACGCCAGTCGTGCAGTCTATACGCAATGAAAGCAGGCCTAAGTACGTAACTGCTGAAGAACACACAGCACAGCTATCACATAAAGATGCAGGTGAAATATTTGCCTCGAACGAAATATATGAGTTGCGTTTTCAAGATGTAAAATTGGAACAAGACGAATTAGTAGAAGGTTCAGTAGATGTACTGAGTTGTACCACTACAATGGAAGTTGGGATTGACATAGGCTCTCTAGTTGCTGTTGGACTAAGAAATGTTCCGCCTCAACGTGAAAATTACCAACAAAGAGCAGGGAGAGCAGGGCGCCGTGGCTCGTCACTGTCTACAGTTATTACTTATGCTGAAGGGGCGCCACACGATAGCTACTATTTTCAAAATCCAGAGAAAATTGTAGCAGGTTCCCCGCGATTACCAATGATTAAAGTGAATAATATCAAAATTGCTAAAAGGCATGTTTTTGCATTTATGTTCCAAACCTTCTTTCATGAAATGATTGATAGAAGTGAAATGAAAATAGATGAGGATAAGACATTATTTGCTGCTCTTGGTTCTGTCACAGATTTTTTTAGAGTAGATTCAGAAAGCCAATTCAACAAGTTTAAGTTTATTGAATGGATTAAACAAGGTATTAACGAGAATCACACTCTTATTAATCGTATAATCGAGTGGTTACCAGAAAACATAGCAACTGACAAAATTAAATGTGTGCATGACTTCATAGAAGAATTGTTGTCGAAACTAGAATCTGTATTACCAATTAACATAAATAATAACGAGACTGGTGAAGGAGAAAATGAAGATGAAGATGAATTCGATCTCGGCACCAATAGAAATGAGCTTCTTAGTTATTTATTTGATGAAGGTTTTTTACCGAGTTATGCATTTCCAACGAGTCTTTGCAGTTTTCCAATCGAGGTAAAGAAAGAGAACGGTAAAAATAGTTTCAAGATAATTACCAAAGAATTGCCACAGCAATCTATTGATCAGGCATTAAGTGGATATGCGCCTGGGAGGTTAGTGGTTATTGACAAAACGACGTATCGATCAGGTGGAATTGTTGCAAATGCAGCAAGAGTCACGGATATTAATCGAGCAGAAAAGCTTTTCCAAGCGAAGTCTAATTTTAGAAAATATGTGTCCTGTAGGAGATGTACATTTGTTCGTGACATAGATGAAGCTGAAAAATTAAGTGAAAAAGATCCATGTCCTGTTTGTGCAGGCACACTTGATTCAGGAAAACTTTTAATACCCGAAGTATTTCTTCCTGAAAAGGGAGCAGCTATCGTAGAAGGTGATGATGAACAAGAATTGACGTATGCTACAACCGCACAATTCCCTCTTCCGTTATCTGAGGATGACATGGGGGAATGGACAAGAATTGGTGAAAAATTGATTTCTGTTCAGGCGAAGGATCAATGGCTTGTTACAATTAATAAGGGCAATGATGAGAGTAACGCTGGATTTTATGTATGCGAATCATGCGGGGCAGCAAAGGTTGTTGATCCAGAAGACAAAAAGTCCCCTAACGTTTCTCATGATCGACCCTATCAAGTGGAACCTACTTATGGTGTTCAGGTGCCGTCCAAATGTCAGGGTGTATTTCAAAACGTATTTTTAGGACACGACTTTAAAAGTGATTTGTTGCTATTGCGTTTAAATATAGAAGAACCACTTATTAGTTCAGTAAAACTTAATCTTGATAACCATATCATTAATGTCGCCTTGCGAACAGTTTCTGAGGCCTTGTTGTTATCTGCTAGTAGAGAATTAGATATTGATCCTGCGGAGTTTAAAGTTGGCTTTAGACTCGTGAAATTAAATCCAGATGATCCATTAAGAGCGGATATTTACATGTTTGATTCCTTAGCAGGGGGTGCGGGATATGCAGAACAAGCAGCTCACAAGTTGCCAATGATCCTAAATAAAGCCTTGGACCTATTAGAAAACTGTCATCAAGTGTGTGACCGTTCTTGTACGGATTGTATTCGGCATTATCAAAATAGGTACTGGCACCTTCATTTGGATCGTCGTTTAGGCGCAAGTTTGTTGAGATACATGATTCATTCTACGGTACCCAATGTTTTGAAAATAGAACATCAAAGAAAAGTTCTTGAGCCATTGGTTAGAATTTTAGAATTGGAAGGCTACACATGTAAAGATAATGTGAGTTATAATGGAATTCAAGTGCCTTGGGTGATAAGCTCTCAAAATCGTCAGATCGTTCTTGGTGTAGCTCCAAGTATAATTGATAAGGATTATATAGAAAAACTCCATCCTCTCGCAAGACATTATTCTGAAGCTCAGTTATTGTTGTTTAATGAATTTCTAATAGGAAGAAACTTATCTTTGGTCTATAAACAGTTTAAAGAGAAAATCGAAAAGAGTTAATTTTGCTTATAGAAATGTTACCTCCGAAAGGTGGGAGGTAACATTTTTATTTTAGGCGGTTAGGTGAGAATTGATGATTAATAGAAAAACCGTATTACAGCCTTCTTTATCTGAAGAAAACTTGAAGAAGCTAAATGAAATATTAGAACAGGCTCTAGACATCCCTGAGAGGGAGGAGAGGGCTTATTGGATCACAAATAAAATTGCAGAACTGGATAATGAAATTTTAGATAGTATTAAGCTCCGAAGCATATTGCTATTATTAAGAGATTTATTTCTACAGGGATGGGACTTGAAAATTGAAAACAAAATAGTGAGTATTCAACATCCTGAAACACCGGAAAATATAGAAAAAAAGCAGTGGCTTAGAGAGTCATTATTTTATGAAAGAAACAAGCAATTAGAAAGTGATTCATTCAAAAAGTTTATATTGAGAATGGAAAGACAAAAAAAATATAAGGGGAAAGTGGTGACTATAAAGAGTTTAACTGCACCTGTTATTCAGCTTTTAAGTACGATTCAAGAACAAAAGGCGGATGCAATAAGACCCTACTTACAAATTATCCAAAATAAAACTGATAGGGATGAGCACACTGGATATAGGCTTCTAGATATTTGGAGGTATTTCCGATTAACATGGACATTACCTCATAAGTCTACACCGGGTAGAAACATTTTTGTTTTAGTGAGAGATTCTGCGCAGGATTATCATCCAGTTATAGGTATTGCTGCTCTTGGCAGTAGTATCGTACAGATAACTTGCCGCGATAACGAAATAGGATGGACCATCGAAAGCTTGAGGGAACGTCTTCAAAACATGGATGAACTTACTGCTCAACAAGTGGTAAATAGCTTATCGAACTCCATTGAAAGATCAATATTAGAAATTCAGTCACGAGATTTAATAAATGAAGATATAGATTTCTTAAATGTTAATGAGTATATAAATGATATAAATGAGTTTTTGAAAAGTGAAAGTGATACGGTTGCTGAAGCGCCTAAAATTACTTCGAATTTTAACAATGCTGATTGGAATAATGTTTGTCGAGGTTTGTTTTATAAGAAAAAGCGAGCTAAGACGCTTCTTAAATTATTCAAAGCGCAGGACTTTTTCAATCTTTTAAATCTAAATGAGCCTCAAGAGTCGTTGCAACAACTCGTACAGACATCACGTGGACGATCTGCTTTATCTGTAGCGCTACAGTCGAATAAAAGGGAAAAGGTTGGAGCGAATATAATGGATATCATCGTTTGCGGCGCGGTTCCTCCATACAACTTTTTGTTAGGTGGTAAGTTGACTGCATTGTTAATGATGAGCCCTCAGATCATTCAAGCTTACGAAAAAAAATATAGAAATCAGGTATCAGTAATTGCTTCAGCAATGAAAGGTGAGCCTGTTATAAAACCTGCTCAGTTAGTTTTTCTAGGAACAACAAGTCTTTACGAGTCTGGAAGTAGTCAATACAACAGACTAAATATTCCATCCCATGCTATCAATAGTAGCAAACCCCTAAATAAAATTGGGTATCAATCTTTAGGACTCACTAAAGGTTTTGGTACCGTATATATTTCCGATGAAACAGTTGAATCTTTTTCTGAATTAACTACAAAAATACATGGGAGACGTATAGTAAGTAATACTTTTGGGGAAGGAACTAGCCCTAGAATGCGTTTAATACGGGCAGGGTTAGATGCGCTAGGACTCCCGTCCGATTATTTGCTTAATCACAGTTTTAGAAGAATCGTATATGGCATCAAGTTAGCTGAGAATGCGTATGAGTACTTGCGAGGCGAAGAAGATAGTCCAGAGTATTACTTATGCCAAAATAATCCGATTCAGACGACTGAGGAAATTTGTGGTTTTTGGAGAGAGCGATGGTTATCGATGAGGATTAAAAATCATAGAGTAATGCAACAGTTACATGATTTTAATATTGACAACTTTTTGCTGGGTAGTAAGTAGAACGATAGTTAAATATTTTTGGTTGAAACCTGAGACTTATTAAGTCAGCTATTTTTGGCTAGGTAGCCTAATTAACTTAACATCGTCTTAGCACAATCCAGTTTGTATTTCCTTTAGATCAGCATTAGAGACTTGCGAGAAAGCTATTGGAACAACCGCGACGACAGGCTTATGAAAAGGCGAGAGTCCTGTATCCAACTCGTTTGTCAGGATTGCGCATAATTGAAATTTGAACGATGAGGCAAAGCGCAATCCAGAAAAACACCTCTCATTAAGCTGAGCAATACTGTCAGATCTAGGTAGCTATTTATAGAGTAAGCGCAATAACAATTTTGACAAACACATTACTTAATTGCGTATTATCAGGTCAACCAGAGATTTCTGGTTGGCTTTTTTCTTAGGTGTCAATATGGCGTTAACCGAGAGAACAGGATCTAATTAGTTATCCAGCTTATAAAAGCTATTTATTAACTAAATTATGCATACTATCCGGGATAAATACTTAAGAGTGGAGAATACTATTTGTTGAATATTATTTACGGTAGAGTGAGTCTATATCAAGGGGAAGATTAAATTATGGACTATATTGCAATCAGGAGATTAATAAATAAACATTACGCACAGGGTGTTATAGTGGAACTTCAACAATTAGGTTATCATGGCGAACAAGCCAAGAATGTCTTTTTTCGTCACTATAAAGGCATGAAACGTGTATTCGGGCTTGAGCCAAATGTGAGCGAATTTGCAAAACTAATCGATGAATTTGAACGAGGGATGAACCGAAAATATAACGAGAATGACCCTAATCGAATTTATATAGGACACCTTCGTCATATAGTGAAAAAGAATAAACTCTAGCATAATCATTGGAAAAGTATTTTTTATCGAAAGATGGGGATAATAATTTATCAATAAACTGTATTTTTCAGAGGGAGTTGTAAAGATGAACTATAATGATATTTATAAATTACATTTACAATTGCTAAGCATTTATGAAAATAATGATCAATCCTCTGCTCCTTTTCAACAGGAAATTAATTATTACAAGAAACAACTATTTATGTTCACTCAAGACAACGTTCAGAGGATTTTTGTTTTAAACCAATTAATAAAAATACATGAAAAGACTCGGGAAGTTCTTGTTAGTAGCTGTGCAAACCAATATTTTTCTAAGGATAAATCTGTCGATGATAAACCCAGTATTGAAGGTAATTTATATTCATAAGTTGTCTCTGTAGTGCTGTAATAAAAACCCAGGAAGTGGTATGTTTATAAAAAGAGGAGGTATAGAACTAGGAATTAAATAGCATAAACGAACTAAGCAACCGAACATGAGCGAATAGAGGATAATAAGATGAAGTTATGAAGGAGCGAAGTTGTTGGATGGGTGCTCGTGTTTATTGCATACTAAAAGTGCTGAGTATTGCAGCGTAAAAATGCTTAAGTAACGGCAAAGAAAAAGAGACACTTGCC
This window encodes:
- a CDS encoding DEAD/DEAH box helicase is translated as MSDAYGAFEVSKALHKTLRSYLESAYHIKNESLIRERNRLLDQVGQISQQPFIEATPSYELGSSYEKLTIPDAAKNILLQVSQLSNPSVGVYPSPYTHQAKALEAFLNEDDDIIVATGTGSGKTESFLMPVLASLAIEAADRPNVASMRGCRAILLYPMNALVNDQLGRIRKLFGDERVAALLKQGRARNVQFGSYTSKTPYPGVHKSAKTTAHIEPLFEKFYLKYAGDANKVRELQAKGKWPSKDLINFYAKHKEQNETHRKGKHQGKPRISRNWKFRLETQPNDRELLTRHEMQKLCPDILITNYSMLEYMLMRPIERSIFQETKKWLEADYRNKLILILDEAHMYRGTGGAEVAFLIRRLMARLGIDRNRMKCILTSASLGKSEADEHAIVNFAGELTGINEKTSRRFQLITGNLELRHGARRGSAEEAVILSRINLSVIQNTLVTPEAAIKEFNAVAGILGMDSFKGNEVNDFVNHLSYQLSGWGPVEQMIKALSGNTMPLHRLANELFPIEDIVIAQQATEVVLALGALAKRKADNKVLLPTRMHLFFRGIPGLYACTNQNCEERADETEKQSILGRLHTVPMLNCNCKKNARVYELFTHRDCGAAFIVGHVHGENGDFLLHEPTNVTGVNDENEDRLYKIQLLVDGQPNERDIENSVPAWLDISSGKLFNNEPLIPEGFLKVYKPISSGSGDKLFQRCPICLKKWKKNRSKIMNLATKGEAPFANLVKAQLFNQPAQRRENNEYPNGGRKVLLFSDGRQKAARLARDIPREVEWDTFRQAIVLAVVRYKEVCNKDPKISDELYIAFVSVVAEFNLQFFDREDRISLLKHVRDFKEDYDESLEFAIEQRWKCGPSSSYYKAVLRQLCNKEYSLRAAMVGYLVPTNLMVQKICKEVSVITDKLDASHIDALTNYYIEDILEDFAFELETQISASIRRKAAGYPQSSWTSSGKIGEEQRFILEEYFKCTPEEVTSIQEILRKRLCHKVGDAYVIDSNDVVLKIDIDSHWYKCNCCTFISPVKLGEYCVNCGDKDVIILDPDTHDYVQARKGFLRTPVVQSIRNESRPKYVTAEEHTAQLSHKDAGEIFASNEIYELRFQDVKLEQDELVEGSVDVLSCTTTMEVGIDIGSLVAVGLRNVPPQRENYQQRAGRAGRRGSSLSTVITYAEGAPHDSYYFQNPEKIVAGSPRLPMIKVNNIKIAKRHVFAFMFQTFFHEMIDRSEMKIDEDKTLFAALGSVTDFFRVDSESQFNKFKFIEWIKQGINENHTLINRIIEWLPENIATDKIKCVHDFIEELLSKLESVLPININNNETGEGENEDEDEFDLGTNRNELLSYLFDEGFLPSYAFPTSLCSFPIEVKKENGKNSFKIITKELPQQSIDQALSGYAPGRLVVIDKTTYRSGGIVANAARVTDINRAEKLFQAKSNFRKYVSCRRCTFVRDIDEAEKLSEKDPCPVCAGTLDSGKLLIPEVFLPEKGAAIVEGDDEQELTYATTAQFPLPLSEDDMGEWTRIGEKLISVQAKDQWLVTINKGNDESNAGFYVCESCGAAKVVDPEDKKSPNVSHDRPYQVEPTYGVQVPSKCQGVFQNVFLGHDFKSDLLLLRLNIEEPLISSVKLNLDNHIINVALRTVSEALLLSASRELDIDPAEFKVGFRLVKLNPDDPLRADIYMFDSLAGGAGYAEQAAHKLPMILNKALDLLENCHQVCDRSCTDCIRHYQNRYWHLHLDRRLGASLLRYMIHSTVPNVLKIEHQRKVLEPLVRILELEGYTCKDNVSYNGIQVPWVISSQNRQIVLGVAPSIIDKDYIEKLHPLARHYSEAQLLLFNEFLIGRNLSLVYKQFKEKIEKS